One part of the Prunus persica cultivar Lovell chromosome G5, Prunus_persica_NCBIv2, whole genome shotgun sequence genome encodes these proteins:
- the LOC18777964 gene encoding nuclear ribonuclease Z — MTGSRSRDSEQVTQKPNSDSDPASKKARGLTIEGYPVEGLSIGGHETCIIFPTLNLSFDIGRCPQRAISQDFLFISHAHMDHIGGLPMYVATRGLYSMKPPTIIVPTCIKEVVEQLFEVHRKMDQSELKHNLIGLDVGEEVYLRKDLKVKAFKTYHVIPSQGYVVYSIKQKLKQEYVGLSGNEIKNLKSSGVEITNTSTEPQVAFTGDTMSDFITDSSNFDVLKAKILVVESTFLDDSVKVEHAREYGHMHLSEIISHAEKFENKAILLVHFSARYTVKEIEQAVSVLPSPLAGRVFALTEGI; from the exons ATGACTGGAAGTAGAAGCAGAGACTCTGAGCAAGTCACGCAGAAACCCAATTCAGACTCAGACCCAGCTTCAAAGAAAGCCAGAGGCTTGACCATTGAAGGCTACCCAGTTGAAGGTTTGTCCATTGGAGGCCATGAAACCTGCATAATCTTCCCGACTCTTAATTTGTCTTTCGATATTGGACGCTGCCCACAGCGTGCTATCTCCCAGGACTTCCTCTTCATCTCTCATGCTCATATGGATCACATT GGAGGACTTCCCATGTATGTCGCAACACGTGGATTGTACAGTATGAAGCCCCCAACAATCATTGTACCCACATGTATAAAAGAAGTTGTGGAACAACTTTTTGAGGTGCACAGAAAAATGGACCAATCAGAGCTGAAGCATAATCTAATTGGCTTGGATGTTG GAGAAGAAGTCTATTTGAGAAAGGATCTCAAAGTAAAAGCTTTTAAGACTTATCATGTAATACCAAGTCAG GGTTATGTTGTATACTCAATAAAACAGAAACTTAAGCAGGAGTACGTTGGCCTTTCTGggaatgaaattaaaaacttgaaatCATCAGGTGTTGAG ATTACAAACACTTCTACAGAACCTCAAGTGGCTTTTACAGGAGATACCATGTCTGACTTCATAACTGACAGTAGTAATTTTGATGTGCTGAAAGCGAAGATTCTTGTTGTGGAG AGCACCTTCCTAGATGACTCAGTTAAGGTGGAGCACGCAAGAGAGTACGGACACATGCATCTATCCGAG ATAATTAGTCATGCAGAGAAGTTTGAAAACAAAGCAATTCTTCTTGTTCACTTTTCAGCTCGGTACACAGTAAAG GAAATTGAACAAGCTGTATCAGTGTTGCCTTCTCCTTTGGCAGGCCGAGTTTTTGCACTTACAGAAGGTATTTGA
- the LOC18776261 gene encoding uncharacterized protein LOC18776261, protein MSLLEVITKASAISQTQHAPSDYPIVLDPDSIFAKLTPKLDDPNPMSVAIPMSGWQISQTDSEIIELGKKFFTKLKKKLKNPNNFAKAEFLATLNPFLESIREKIGISIGVDSSNDGYTQILMKKVGSFMGKDVAGLVLDACVGLEIWELVGSLIANGLLPNSCYQNLVPKVVAKRRSDLLSLCVKHASDLGSSELLLILKYFLDPPKDGYTSTVDVRKEWESQALSAAEKATDKTLSGKKLGIAKEAAVLLMVAYDGFSSAELCLHYLLASKNLDEVMLSAAISKLSGREMKSLLRYLGKWLKKYERFPQVGPCHKASTALGLKACDWVPKLEDVAKCIGVLLDENYSALVLHLEFHDELRSINEVVASLTLEARFCCSVASAADTLKAEV, encoded by the coding sequence ATGTCGTTGCTCGAAGTCATTACAAAGGCCTCCGCCATATCTCAAACTCAACATGCCCCATCAGACTACCCCATTGTTCTTGACCCAGATTCTATTTTTGCCAAACTGACGCCCAAACTTGATGACCCAAATCCGATGTCAGTTGCAATTCCCATGAGCGGATGGCAAATTTCACAAACCGACTCTGAGATCATCGAGTTGGGGAAGAAATTCTTCACCAAGCTTAAAAAGAAGCTCAAAAACCCGAATAATTTTGCTAAAGCTGAGTTTTTGGCAACCTTGAATCCATTTCTTGAGAGTATTAGGGAAAAAATTGGGATTTCGATTGGGGTTGATTCGTCTAATGATGGGTACACCCagattttgatgaagaaaGTTGGGTCTTTCATGGGCAAGGACGTTGCTGGTTTGGTTTTGGATGCCTGCGTTGGTTTGGAGATCTGGGAATTGGTAGGTAGTTTGATTGCAAATGGGCTTTTGCCAAATTCTTGTTATCAGAATTTGGTTCCAAAAGTTGTGGCAAAGAGGAGGTCAGATTTGCTGAGTCTTTGTGTTAAGCATGCATCGGATCTTGGGTCATCTGAGTTGCTCCTGATCttgaagtactttcttgatCCACCTAAAGATGGTTATACTAGCACTGTGGATGTGAGGAAGGAATGGGAGAGCCAAGCCTTGTCAGCTGCTGAGAAGGCCACTGATAAGACTCTATCGGGGAAGAAACTAGGCATTGCGAAAGAGGCTGCCGTTTTGCTTATGGTGGCATATGATGGGTTCTCTTCTGCAGAACTCTGCCTGCATTATCTCTTGGCATCAAAGAATCTTGATGAAGTGATGTTGTCGGCCGCGATCAGTAAGTTGAGTgggagagagatgaagagttTACTCCGGTATCTGGGGAAGTGGCTGAAGAAGTATGAGAGGTTTCCTCAGGTAGGTCCCTGTCACAAGGCATCAACAGCATTGGGTTTGAAGGCTTGTGATTGGGTTCCTAAACTTGAAGATGTTGCGAAATGCATTGGGGTGCTGCTGGATGAGAATTACTCTGCATTGGTGTTGCATCTGGAGTTTCATGACGAGCTGAGATCTATAAATGAAGTGGTTGCATCCTTGACCTTGGAAGCAAGGTTCTGCTGTTCTGTGGCCAGTGCAGCTGATACGTTGAAGGCTGAAGTTTAA